The proteins below are encoded in one region of Aeromonas jandaei:
- a CDS encoding PhoH family protein yields MDNTDRKLFILDTNVLLHEPLAIYSFKEHDVLIPMTVLEELDNIKDRHKDVSRDARVAIRALEDVFRDATPEQIAQGVPLAGEASGHICIFSDHHLPQDAEVFTDKEADNRIINAALYLQKHELKRQVVLVTKDINMRLKAKGAGLAHVEDYRSDQLIDDIRLLAKGFQVVPGSFWERVGECESETHGRDTIHVIDANLLEGVHVNQYLVDEENFFAARVLSHDGQKIRIKDLGRERLMSRKAWGVHPKNVYQGMALDALLDPHIDLVILTGPAGCGKTLLAMAAALELVIEKGIYEKVIVTRNTPEIAESIGFLPGTEEEKMMPWLAAVTDTLEVLHKQDENMSGSLSYIMEKANIQFKSVNFMRGRSIQNTFVLLDECQNLTASQIKTIITRCGEGTKIVCSGNLAQIDSNYLSPVTSGLTYIVERFKDFDGSANIFLNGVVRSRLASFAEENL; encoded by the coding sequence ATGGACAATACGGACCGAAAGCTGTTTATCCTGGATACCAACGTTCTGCTTCACGAACCCCTCGCTATCTACTCCTTCAAAGAGCACGACGTGCTCATCCCCATGACGGTGCTGGAAGAGCTCGATAACATCAAGGATCGCCACAAGGATGTCAGCCGCGATGCGCGGGTAGCCATCCGTGCGCTGGAAGATGTGTTCCGCGATGCGACTCCGGAGCAGATTGCGCAAGGAGTACCGCTGGCCGGCGAGGCGAGCGGCCATATCTGCATCTTCAGCGATCACCATCTGCCGCAGGATGCCGAGGTGTTCACCGACAAGGAGGCCGACAACCGCATCATCAACGCGGCCCTCTATCTGCAAAAGCATGAGTTGAAGCGTCAGGTGGTGCTGGTCACCAAAGACATCAACATGCGCCTCAAGGCCAAGGGGGCCGGACTTGCCCACGTCGAGGATTATCGCAGCGACCAGCTGATCGACGATATCCGCCTGCTGGCCAAGGGCTTTCAGGTGGTGCCCGGCAGCTTCTGGGAGCGCGTCGGCGAGTGCGAGAGCGAGACCCATGGCCGCGACACAATCCATGTGATCGATGCCAACCTGCTGGAGGGGGTTCACGTAAACCAGTATCTGGTGGATGAAGAGAATTTCTTTGCTGCCCGGGTGCTCAGCCACGATGGCCAGAAGATCCGCATCAAGGATCTGGGCCGTGAGCGACTGATGTCCCGCAAGGCGTGGGGTGTACATCCCAAGAACGTCTATCAGGGGATGGCGCTGGATGCTCTGCTGGATCCGCACATCGACCTGGTGATCCTGACCGGCCCGGCCGGTTGCGGCAAAACCTTGCTGGCCATGGCTGCTGCGCTGGAGCTGGTGATCGAGAAGGGGATCTACGAGAAGGTGATCGTCACTCGAAATACCCCGGAAATTGCCGAAAGCATCGGCTTCCTGCCCGGTACCGAGGAGGAGAAGATGATGCCCTGGCTGGCGGCGGTAACCGACACTCTGGAGGTGCTGCACAAGCAGGATGAGAACATGAGTGGCTCGCTCAGCTACATCATGGAGAAGGCCAATATCCAGTTCAAATCGGTCAACTTCATGCGCGGGCGCAGCATCCAGAACACCTTCGTATTGCTGGATGAGTGCCAGAACCTGACGGCTTCCCAGATCAAGACCATCATTACCCGTTGCGGGGAGGGCACCAAGATCGTCTGTTCCGGTAACCTGGCCCAGATCGACTCCAACTACCTGAGCCCGGTGACTTCGGGTCTGACCTACATAGTCGAGCGTTTCAAGGATTTCGACGGCAGTGCCAACATCTTCCTCAACGGGGTGGTGCGCAGCCGGTTGGCCTCCTTTGCCGAGGAGAACCTCTGA
- a CDS encoding putative bifunctional diguanylate cyclase/phosphodiesterase encodes MKEKTKAWPLVATLYFFILLFTGSTLYSLVQVQNATRVMEKYTYDVSWALMQLQLELGRFLNSVEVYHYGGIDHDALMLRYDILWSRTPILLSGQLRKSMEDKQKTLRLVQLIESNIRNIEPDITRLQVGSPDYQQIMMRLAPLQEPLSYSLASVMQKNINIYSENDRHFAQLRNALLMMVSGLVISVLLLSALLVYEGRRHFRAVRRDPLTGLPNRVALLEMMESYATQEMPFGLVLIDINDFRDINSKFGYDTGDYLLNELAKRVKALCEEGESCGRLGGDQFVIIQRGSSDLRQIRELVARLLHSLKQDMVFDNYPFRLDVGIGIAFYPVDSDKTQELLSRVEQALFHCRKTHVPYVIYDNSLLNETARRKHLASDMVMALEHNALELYYQPIVNLETGRCEAVEALLRWRHPELGFIPPNEVIMVAEEFQLAERVGSWVLNTACEQLYQWHQLGLVDLQMCVNISPGMYQRNLLKLVAKALMEHHLPARSLVLEVTEDTTMREVKNSLQLMQDLNQQGVLLALDDFGTGYSSLSYLQKLPVSKVKIDRSFIQGIDTSLEASELVANICRMGSMLGKILVCEGIETQAQLDVLRSLTDIHLYGQGYLFSRPEQAEKIYQTLLEMEELWLARQPSDIACIS; translated from the coding sequence GTGAAGGAAAAGACCAAAGCCTGGCCGCTTGTCGCCACTCTTTATTTTTTCATCCTGTTGTTTACGGGAAGCACTCTCTATTCTCTGGTTCAGGTTCAGAATGCAACCCGGGTCATGGAGAAGTACACCTATGATGTCTCCTGGGCATTGATGCAGTTACAGCTCGAGCTGGGGCGCTTTCTTAATAGTGTCGAGGTTTACCACTATGGCGGCATCGATCACGATGCCCTGATGCTGCGTTATGACATTCTCTGGAGTCGAACCCCAATCCTGCTTAGCGGCCAATTGCGCAAGAGCATGGAGGATAAGCAGAAGACTCTGCGTCTGGTGCAGTTGATCGAAAGCAATATTCGCAATATCGAACCTGATATCACCAGACTGCAAGTTGGCTCTCCCGATTACCAGCAAATCATGATGCGTCTTGCACCTTTGCAGGAACCGCTCTCTTATTCTCTTGCATCCGTCATGCAGAAGAACATCAACATCTATTCAGAGAACGATCGCCATTTTGCCCAGCTGCGGAATGCTCTGCTGATGATGGTATCTGGTCTGGTTATCTCGGTACTCTTGCTCAGTGCACTGCTTGTATATGAAGGACGCCGTCATTTCAGAGCAGTGCGGCGAGATCCCCTGACCGGATTGCCCAACCGGGTTGCCTTGCTCGAGATGATGGAATCTTATGCGACACAAGAGATGCCATTTGGTCTGGTGCTGATCGATATCAATGACTTCAGGGATATCAATAGCAAGTTTGGCTACGACACCGGGGATTATCTGCTCAACGAATTGGCAAAGAGGGTCAAGGCTCTGTGCGAAGAAGGCGAATCTTGCGGGCGTCTTGGGGGCGATCAATTCGTGATTATCCAGCGTGGTAGCAGTGATCTGCGGCAAATCAGGGAGCTGGTCGCGCGCCTATTGCATTCACTCAAGCAGGACATGGTGTTTGATAATTACCCTTTCCGTCTTGACGTCGGTATCGGCATAGCCTTTTATCCCGTTGATAGCGATAAAACTCAAGAGCTGTTGAGTCGGGTAGAGCAGGCTCTGTTCCATTGTCGCAAAACGCATGTCCCCTACGTTATCTATGATAACTCACTGCTCAATGAGACTGCTCGTCGTAAACACCTTGCTTCCGACATGGTCATGGCGCTGGAGCACAACGCGTTAGAGCTTTATTACCAGCCCATCGTCAATCTTGAGACTGGTCGCTGTGAAGCGGTGGAGGCATTGTTGCGTTGGCGCCATCCAGAGCTTGGGTTTATCCCGCCCAATGAAGTCATCATGGTGGCTGAAGAGTTTCAGCTTGCCGAGCGAGTAGGCAGCTGGGTGCTGAATACTGCTTGTGAGCAGCTCTATCAGTGGCATCAGCTTGGCCTCGTCGATTTGCAAATGTGTGTGAATATTTCTCCAGGTATGTACCAGCGCAATTTGTTGAAACTGGTTGCCAAGGCATTGATGGAACATCACCTGCCAGCACGAAGTCTGGTTCTGGAAGTCACGGAAGACACCACCATGAGGGAGGTGAAGAATTCGCTGCAATTGATGCAGGATCTGAATCAGCAGGGAGTGCTGCTGGCATTGGATGATTTTGGCACTGGCTACTCATCGCTCAGCTATCTGCAGAAGTTGCCGGTAAGCAAAGTGAAGATCGACCGCTCTTTCATCCAGGGGATAGATACTTCGCTTGAAGCATCGGAGCTGGTCGCCAACATCTGCCGGATGGGTTCCATGCTTGGCAAGATTTTGGTGTGCGAAGGGATAGAGACACAAGCTCAGCTGGATGTCTTGCGCTCCCTGACCGATATCCACCTCTATGGCCAGGGATATCTCTTCAGCCGACCGGAACAGGCAGAAAAGATCTATCAAACTCTGTTGGAAATGGAAGAGCTTTGGCTGGCTCGGCAACCATCCGACATTGCATGCATCAGCTAA
- a CDS encoding pullulanase — MFKRTVTMILAAGTLVLGGCASHGGAEQATDNSDFGGKSIYLRGEMNDWMATDASKVVKVADKLYMAKGTLKKEWAPYKFKFADSGWSCGTNFGYKSPSDGVAVLGGEAVPVNPCSKYEDMKFSPDADGVYEFYLNMAGDTPTVYVKKP; from the coding sequence ATGTTCAAAAGAACAGTAACGATGATACTGGCGGCGGGAACCCTGGTATTAGGTGGTTGTGCATCCCACGGTGGAGCGGAGCAGGCTACTGACAATAGCGATTTTGGCGGCAAGTCCATCTATCTGCGCGGTGAGATGAACGACTGGATGGCGACCGATGCGAGCAAGGTGGTCAAGGTGGCCGACAAGCTCTACATGGCGAAAGGCACCCTCAAGAAAGAGTGGGCCCCCTACAAGTTCAAGTTTGCTGACTCCGGTTGGAGCTGTGGCACCAACTTTGGCTACAAGAGCCCGAGCGATGGCGTTGCCGTACTCGGTGGCGAGGCGGTGCCGGTCAATCCCTGTTCCAAATATGAGGATATGAAGTTCTCACCAGATGCTGACGGGGTTTATGAGTTCTATCTGAATATGGCGGGTGATACGCCGACCGTTTACGTCAAGAAGCCCTGA
- a CDS encoding NrdJb has protein sequence MAKKIDKKIVAYKVRTKDEPQEELAPQDDVVHMHETVLRPERLMGTTYKLKTPEHVSEHSLFITINDIILNEGTVHETRRPFEIFINSKSLEHYQWIVALTRIISAVFRKGGDVTFLVEELRSVFDPKGGYWNKGKYVPSLIAEIGNVIESHLTEIGMLKAPGLDEHQQAFLAEKQAELKAAQEAEEQQAGSGFPANAALCYKCHTKALVLKDGCMTCLNCGDSKCG, from the coding sequence ATGGCCAAAAAGATCGACAAGAAAATCGTCGCCTACAAGGTGCGTACCAAGGATGAGCCGCAAGAAGAGCTGGCCCCGCAGGATGACGTGGTGCACATGCACGAAACCGTGCTGCGCCCGGAGCGATTGATGGGAACCACCTACAAGCTGAAGACGCCGGAGCATGTCTCCGAACACTCGCTGTTCATCACCATCAACGACATCATTCTCAACGAGGGTACTGTTCACGAAACCCGCCGCCCGTTCGAGATCTTCATTAACTCAAAGAGCCTGGAACACTACCAGTGGATCGTGGCGCTGACCCGCATTATCTCCGCCGTATTCCGCAAGGGTGGGGATGTCACCTTTCTGGTGGAGGAACTGCGCTCGGTGTTTGATCCCAAGGGCGGCTACTGGAACAAGGGCAAGTACGTTCCATCGCTGATCGCCGAAATTGGCAACGTGATCGAGAGCCATCTCACCGAGATCGGCATGCTCAAGGCGCCGGGGCTGGACGAGCATCAGCAGGCGTTTCTGGCCGAGAAGCAAGCCGAGTTGAAAGCCGCTCAGGAGGCCGAAGAGCAGCAGGCTGGCAGTGGTTTCCCGGCCAATGCCGCGCTCTGCTACAAGTGCCATACCAAGGCGCTGGTGCTTAAGGATGGCTGCATGACTTGCCTCAATTGTGGCGACTCCAAATGTGGTTAA
- a CDS encoding adenosylcobalamin-dependent ribonucleoside-diphosphate reductase, whose translation MAKSNPVLESETGSRLIPLQETSLEIWDSKYRLKSKDGHPVDGTIDETYQRVARALAEQEREPEAWYEPFLWALRNGAIPAGRITSNAGAFEHKPATSTINCTVSGTIEDSMDDILGKVHEAGLTLKAGCGIGYDFSTLRPRGAFVSGAGAYTSGPLSFMDIYDKMCFTVSSAGGRRGAQMGTMDIRHPDVIEFIQAKREDGRLRQFNLSLLITEDFVKAVKEDAPWSLIFPYTAKEVEQDGIALDDPAQVLWADWPNKEGVVFNELGQVACKVYKTLPARKLWNVIMTSTYDYAEPGFILIDKVNQMNNNWFCEEIRATNPCGEQPLPPYGACLLGSVNLTKFVRDPFTENAAFDWQAFRKVVAIFTRMLDNVVEINQLPLAKQREEIINKRRHGMGFLGLGSTLTMLQIKYGSAASVAFTEQVSQELAMTGWQESLRLAKEKGSAPIMEQEFEVTGKMLRLRPEMAADGIKVGDKVKGKVLHARYSRYMQQVAEVDPALVAELAEVGGRFTHHSSIAPTGTISLSLANNASNGIEPSFAHHYSRNVIKPGKKSKESVDVYSFELLAYRELVNPSAMPYADDEASRLPDYFITADDITPAQHVDIQAAAQRWIDSSISKTANVPTDFPFEQFKDIYMYASDSGLKGCTTFRFNPEAFQGVLVKEKDLENTLYDFTLEDGSVISVKGNEEIEYDGELHTAANLYDALKEGYYGKF comes from the coding sequence ATGGCTAAATCCAACCCGGTGCTGGAGAGCGAAACTGGCTCCCGCCTCATCCCCCTCCAGGAAACCTCCCTCGAGATCTGGGATAGTAAATATCGCCTCAAGAGCAAGGATGGGCATCCTGTCGATGGCACTATCGATGAGACCTACCAGCGCGTTGCTCGGGCTCTGGCGGAGCAGGAGCGGGAACCGGAGGCTTGGTATGAGCCTTTCCTGTGGGCACTGCGCAATGGCGCCATTCCGGCGGGCCGGATCACCTCCAACGCCGGGGCTTTTGAGCACAAGCCTGCCACTTCGACCATCAACTGTACCGTCTCCGGCACCATCGAAGATTCGATGGATGATATTCTCGGCAAGGTGCACGAGGCGGGGCTGACCCTGAAGGCTGGCTGTGGCATCGGTTATGATTTTTCGACCTTGCGCCCACGCGGTGCTTTTGTCTCCGGTGCCGGTGCTTATACCTCAGGCCCGCTCTCGTTCATGGATATCTACGACAAGATGTGTTTCACCGTCTCGTCAGCCGGTGGCCGTCGTGGCGCCCAGATGGGCACCATGGATATCCGTCATCCTGATGTGATCGAGTTTATTCAGGCCAAGCGTGAAGATGGTCGCCTGCGCCAGTTCAACCTCTCCCTGCTGATCACCGAGGATTTCGTCAAGGCAGTGAAAGAGGATGCGCCCTGGTCGCTGATCTTCCCCTACACCGCCAAAGAGGTGGAGCAGGACGGTATTGCGCTGGACGATCCTGCTCAGGTGCTCTGGGCAGACTGGCCCAACAAAGAGGGGGTTGTCTTTAACGAACTGGGGCAGGTCGCCTGCAAGGTCTACAAGACCCTGCCAGCCCGTAAGCTCTGGAATGTCATCATGACCTCCACCTACGACTATGCAGAACCCGGTTTCATCCTGATCGACAAGGTCAACCAGATGAACAACAACTGGTTCTGTGAGGAGATCCGTGCGACCAACCCCTGTGGTGAGCAGCCTTTGCCGCCTTATGGCGCCTGCCTGCTTGGCTCGGTCAATCTGACCAAGTTTGTACGCGACCCTTTTACCGAAAACGCGGCGTTCGACTGGCAGGCGTTTCGCAAGGTGGTGGCCATCTTTACCCGCATGCTCGACAACGTGGTGGAGATCAATCAGCTGCCGCTGGCCAAGCAGCGCGAGGAGATCATCAACAAGCGCCGCCACGGCATGGGCTTCCTGGGGCTTGGCTCTACCCTGACCATGCTACAGATCAAGTACGGTTCTGCCGCGTCCGTCGCCTTTACCGAGCAGGTATCCCAGGAGCTGGCGATGACCGGCTGGCAGGAGTCCCTGCGTCTGGCCAAGGAGAAAGGCTCTGCCCCCATCATGGAGCAGGAATTCGAAGTGACTGGCAAGATGCTGCGTCTGCGCCCGGAAATGGCGGCTGATGGCATCAAGGTGGGTGACAAGGTGAAGGGCAAGGTGCTGCATGCGCGTTATAGCCGCTATATGCAGCAGGTTGCCGAAGTGGATCCTGCGCTGGTCGCCGAGCTGGCCGAAGTGGGTGGGCGTTTCACTCACCACAGCAGTATTGCGCCCACCGGCACCATCTCGCTGTCACTGGCCAACAACGCCAGCAACGGCATTGAGCCGAGCTTTGCTCACCACTACAGCCGCAACGTCATCAAGCCGGGCAAGAAGAGCAAGGAGAGCGTGGATGTCTACTCCTTCGAGCTGCTGGCCTATCGCGAGCTGGTGAACCCGTCCGCCATGCCCTATGCCGATGATGAGGCGAGCCGTCTGCCGGACTACTTCATTACTGCTGATGACATCACCCCGGCGCAGCATGTGGACATTCAGGCGGCGGCCCAGCGCTGGATCGACTCCTCCATCTCCAAGACTGCCAACGTGCCGACTGATTTCCCGTTCGAGCAGTTCAAGGACATCTACATGTATGCCTCGGACTCCGGCCTCAAGGGCTGCACCACCTTCCGCTTCAATCCGGAGGCCTTCCAGGGCGTGCTGGTGAAGGAGAAGGATCTGGAGAACACCCTGTACGATTTCACCCTGGAGGATGGCTCCGTCATCTCAGTCAAGGGGAACGAAGAGATTGAATACGATGGTGAGCTGCACACTGCCGCCAACCTCTACGACGCCTTGAAAGAAGGCTATTACGGTAAATTCTGA